One Amycolatopsis thermophila DNA segment encodes these proteins:
- a CDS encoding WXG100-like domain-containing protein, protein MGMEFPEDVKWLLPIVVGEHWPEGDEDKLREVRDAWLAAKDALGPVVDKANGAASEVLSTWTGQPAVEFQKMWDKFVTGDEAYFTNLSKACEALANSADSTALDVEYTKYMIIASLIILAIQIAAMIAAAVVTFGGSTAGIVPAQMATRMTVQMVFKQLVQKMLQEGFRKVAMQILKRIAKEVLINVAMNVALDAGIQGLQMAKGDRKDWDVDKTVGALASGVAGGVAGAAGHAVPKGFTKGLQDSVAGQIADRAVRDAARGAVEGVATTVGQAALTGDLNNLKAGDIAMGASAGAVDRGVGGAKDQIKDIGKFNADIAAGNIKVDTPHTSGLDSGGSSSHSSGGSSDSGSSSSHSSDSGSSSSGSSSSGSSAPASREPAMAGASSSHSEGSSGSVSHAIANDRVSGQAAVVADRPATEAPRSTSDGGTGQGPAASTAAPAAAAPSHTGGGAPASTAGASGVGGGPATGSSGGPLGSAGSSAGSSGGSAGGSSAGSSAGSSAGPSSGAAASSGARMPVPAGASPVPQPGGYGPTGPTTRPDAVNTAGNASGFGPTGGGPSPQHGERGSQQGQPQQSQMPPAAPMQGYPGGGQQPFAPQRGQQGGPQGYPQGQPPRGSTPARYGPAGPAQGGPGPVQGGPRGPVQGGPQGPVQGGPRGPVHGGPQGPGPRGPVQGGPQHPMHGSPQGPVQGGPQHPMHGGPQGPAQGGPRGPVHGGPQGPVQAGPRGPIHGSPQGPVQGGPQGPVQAGPQHPMHGGPQGPVQGSPWGPVQGGTPGPVQAGPGHGAPPAHGERPLGPQQGGYGNMPPQGQHGPVGTQPYAVPPHQGVPADPQHGTPRAYGPPSQQPPHGGRPGAPADPRWLLARPPEQAPPVHQAGPPAETPVPRETAAPEVARTAGQAPERTPFDPADDAAPVRDEARPTEEAPAAERSPFDPPQDAATPVRDHAPTREQSPSDQATSRTEEAPAPVREEAPAAERSPFDEAPSRTEDPAPGRDEDAAPADSHAPDEAPARTEDAPPQHDRPVVDEPYVDDPNFRSHDRADFDALAESQLESGIVDPRTGKLTHEHELLEALDMRDADPNLAHMSDRGAYAVHSYTSSEVFGIVNEALRTGRHLDEAMPQIRAIVSGLNEMPPYQGETVRRVNVRGEAAAIVAGRYEVGQVVVESQFLSSSRVDGPPAPKWPGDVEMIIEGKTGRHIESLASNKNEREVLYKPGTQLVVKDKVEVETPSGGKKWVIRLEEITPDDPRFLPPDAAKQAMAHNRETAFAQEAEIKAAERRDFARMFGGPDAVPAADRTPADTTPAPQPPKIGVPENGWGDLNRPTDVVSEPAIHAGSTQPRVEFDGTESRNVHQEVRFLRDQLPEIADVNTREYYSDSMPDRYRTNSAESVLAFELRMEGIEAVAQPAGDPPRGRDFLARQLGGEFAPHPDYNSVVREMAGQPVGSRAVVSVRTPTGERAFSVVHTEHGVAFVDPMSNRLADLPAQHHGVDLMHTRKGDETPLAPRDETAPASPPPSRIAELLGGGTPEHHRSTDTRPDAPSLRNRLDGEPPVQPGAWNPFRRSQPESPAWVPQQPSPGPHTPHPSHQGPAPLYPDQHGGPPVHPDHQAGPFQQHPNQSHTHQQQGPFQQAHDPLQELAQQHQQHGSFQPAPDPLQGLVQQHQQHQPLAQSTPLNSLPAIHAGTADPQQAAAYIAQRHPQLGQVNPKFKSLFAWNRGYMTNCTKCCVAYAQRLIGIDATADPVRPKDLTSMDRMRWMEEQLGAQWQHGLGNYDNVIHHMSNMPVGSHGVIYVGFTGVNGEDLAHVAIVANTPEGVAFVDPQSGGLMALPDPATSVSLLPFGSLIGSNGLAAGPQLAQPHNAITTPLPHTPPPMPPVPPMPPVPPAPPVHHAPQPPAPPVPNRPPAPFVPPKLVFNTDPTPTVPDTPHVTDPTTPTPPAPFVPPKLVFNTDPTPTVPDTPHVTDPTTPDVRLAPPSTTPDTVVSPMSPTPDTPLADTHPDDPRIAAPSEPRATVPDAQDPRVAHGQIPHHTAEPVTGDPAPERAEPVTRDDIPVVHEETPPGTGDADPTPGQADAEPPAHDDSPERGRAPADRTDDPGGNHPDRDRVADDLPPGDDTVVVDGQRMPIDDAIRRLVDEHPELRNAIDNNPGLGRLLARNLGILVNLITYPDAIPVLEDANDEQLPIVQIPSHVSFDGSTPPDHHTPPGQPGTPDQPPHPQAPAFGTVSAGGIGEQVQAGFDPSRASDPAYTNSYLRGQLDQARTAQQELDSALRDVAAATGATALPSTAPSWEAAQAQLAGFDGDASRVTGLASGGLQVADGAGAYRAAERLAAQPGMRVLSADDRLADGGALTMHVRASNGQVAEVAITPGAVPFMPGMPGMAPLAAAGGSGRGRHRKPEGPRESIVDDVEEGPTPRYFKVFNKTCKVDRDGDGHLTGYLLNVRTGEFEENDEVLGRVLQESLPSNTRELSEAEFIAETERERAFYLRGEGPVFALYETLGAMHRQAKEEGRALTAQEQAFAESVQRRTFVMWEAELSRRAAGQPAGFQCTSILA, encoded by the coding sequence ATGGGGATGGAGTTCCCCGAAGACGTCAAGTGGCTCCTGCCCATCGTCGTCGGCGAGCACTGGCCCGAGGGCGACGAGGACAAGCTCCGCGAGGTCCGCGACGCGTGGCTGGCCGCCAAGGACGCACTGGGGCCCGTCGTCGACAAGGCCAACGGTGCCGCGTCCGAGGTGCTGAGCACCTGGACCGGCCAGCCCGCGGTCGAGTTCCAGAAGATGTGGGACAAGTTCGTCACCGGCGACGAGGCGTACTTCACGAACCTGAGCAAGGCGTGCGAGGCGCTGGCGAACTCGGCGGACTCGACGGCGCTCGACGTCGAGTACACGAAGTACATGATCATCGCCTCGCTGATCATCCTGGCGATCCAGATCGCGGCGATGATCGCGGCCGCCGTGGTCACGTTCGGCGGGTCGACGGCCGGGATCGTGCCGGCCCAGATGGCCACGCGGATGACCGTGCAGATGGTCTTCAAGCAGCTCGTGCAGAAGATGCTGCAGGAGGGCTTCCGCAAGGTCGCGATGCAGATCCTCAAGCGGATCGCCAAGGAAGTCCTGATCAACGTCGCGATGAACGTGGCGCTGGACGCCGGCATCCAGGGCCTGCAGATGGCCAAGGGCGACCGCAAGGACTGGGACGTCGACAAGACCGTGGGCGCGCTGGCCAGCGGTGTGGCCGGTGGCGTGGCCGGCGCGGCGGGGCACGCCGTGCCGAAGGGGTTCACCAAGGGCCTGCAGGACAGCGTGGCGGGTCAGATCGCCGACCGCGCGGTGCGCGACGCGGCCCGCGGAGCGGTCGAAGGCGTCGCGACGACGGTCGGGCAGGCCGCGCTGACGGGTGACCTGAACAACCTGAAGGCCGGCGACATCGCGATGGGCGCCTCGGCGGGCGCCGTGGACCGCGGTGTCGGAGGCGCGAAGGATCAGATCAAGGACATCGGGAAGTTCAACGCCGACATCGCTGCGGGCAACATCAAGGTCGACACGCCGCACACGTCGGGCCTGGACTCGGGCGGGTCTTCGTCGCACTCGTCGGGCGGCTCGTCCGATTCGGGTTCTTCTTCGTCGCACTCGTCCGACTCGGGTTCATCTTCGTCGGGGTCGTCCTCGTCGGGCTCGTCCGCGCCGGCGTCGCGCGAACCGGCGATGGCGGGCGCCTCGTCGTCCCACTCGGAGGGTTCGTCGGGCTCGGTCTCGCACGCGATCGCGAACGACCGGGTGAGCGGGCAGGCAGCGGTGGTGGCGGACCGCCCGGCGACCGAAGCACCGCGGTCCACTTCGGATGGTGGGACCGGGCAGGGACCCGCCGCTTCGACAGCCGCGCCGGCGGCCGCCGCGCCGAGCCACACCGGAGGAGGGGCCCCGGCATCGACGGCCGGGGCGAGCGGCGTCGGTGGGGGTCCGGCGACAGGGTCCTCGGGCGGTCCGTTGGGGTCGGCCGGCTCGTCCGCCGGGTCCTCGGGCGGCTCGGCCGGTGGTTCGTCCGCCGGATCCTCCGCTGGTTCGTCGGCTGGACCGTCGAGCGGGGCCGCGGCGAGCAGCGGGGCCAGGATGCCGGTGCCGGCCGGCGCGAGTCCGGTTCCGCAGCCCGGCGGGTACGGGCCCACCGGCCCGACCACACGCCCCGACGCCGTGAACACTGCCGGCAACGCGAGCGGCTTCGGGCCGACCGGGGGTGGGCCTTCCCCCCAACACGGCGAGCGCGGGTCCCAGCAGGGGCAGCCGCAGCAGTCGCAGATGCCACCCGCCGCGCCGATGCAGGGTTATCCCGGCGGAGGGCAGCAGCCGTTCGCGCCCCAGCGCGGACAGCAGGGCGGCCCGCAGGGATATCCCCAGGGACAGCCGCCCCGCGGGTCGACACCTGCGCGGTACGGCCCTGCCGGGCCGGCGCAGGGAGGCCCTGGGCCCGTCCAGGGTGGCCCACGAGGCCCCGTGCAAGGCGGCCCGCAAGGCCCAGTCCAGGGTGGCCCACGAGGCCCGGTGCACGGCGGCCCGCAAGGCCCCGGCCCACGAGGCCCCGTCCAGGGCGGACCCCAGCACCCGATGCACGGCAGCCCGCAAGGTCCCGTCCAGGGCGGACCCCAGCACCCGATGCACGGCGGCCCGCAAGGTCCCGCCCAGGGCGGCCCACGAGGCCCGGTGCACGGCGGCCCTCAGGGGCCGGTCCAGGCTGGCCCACGAGGCCCGATCCACGGCAGCCCACAGGGTCCCGTCCAGGGTGGCCCGCAGGGTCCCGTCCAGGCCGGACCCCAGCACCCGATGCACGGCGGCCCGCAGGGTCCCGTGCAGGGCAGCCCATGGGGTCCGGTGCAGGGCGGTACTCCGGGGCCGGTGCAGGCCGGTCCCGGCCACGGTGCCCCGCCGGCGCACGGTGAGCGTCCGTTGGGGCCGCAGCAGGGCGGCTACGGGAACATGCCACCGCAGGGCCAGCACGGTCCGGTGGGCACGCAGCCCTATGCGGTCCCGCCACACCAGGGCGTGCCGGCCGACCCCCAGCACGGCACACCGCGGGCCTACGGACCGCCTTCGCAGCAGCCGCCGCACGGCGGTCGCCCCGGTGCGCCCGCCGACCCGCGATGGTTGCTGGCGCGCCCGCCCGAGCAGGCCCCGCCGGTCCACCAGGCCGGCCCGCCGGCCGAGACCCCGGTGCCACGCGAGACGGCCGCGCCCGAGGTGGCACGTACTGCGGGGCAGGCGCCCGAACGCACCCCGTTCGACCCGGCCGACGACGCCGCACCCGTGCGCGACGAGGCCCGGCCCACCGAGGAGGCACCGGCCGCCGAGCGCAGCCCGTTCGATCCACCGCAGGACGCCGCCACGCCGGTTCGCGACCACGCCCCGACCCGGGAGCAGAGCCCGTCCGACCAGGCCACGTCCCGCACGGAGGAAGCACCGGCCCCAGTGCGCGAGGAGGCACCCGCCGCCGAGCGCAGTCCATTCGACGAAGCACCGTCGCGGACCGAGGACCCCGCCCCCGGGCGCGACGAGGACGCCGCCCCGGCGGACAGTCATGCGCCGGACGAGGCACCTGCGCGCACCGAGGACGCGCCTCCTCAGCACGACCGTCCAGTGGTCGACGAGCCGTACGTCGACGACCCGAACTTCCGCTCCCACGACCGCGCCGACTTCGACGCACTCGCCGAGAGCCAGCTCGAGTCCGGCATCGTGGACCCGCGGACCGGCAAGCTGACGCACGAGCACGAGCTGCTCGAGGCGCTGGACATGCGGGACGCCGACCCGAACCTGGCGCACATGTCCGACCGCGGCGCCTATGCGGTGCACAGCTACACCTCGAGCGAGGTCTTCGGGATCGTCAACGAGGCGCTGCGCACCGGGCGCCACCTCGACGAGGCCATGCCGCAGATCCGCGCGATCGTGTCCGGCCTCAACGAGATGCCCCCGTACCAGGGCGAAACAGTGCGCCGCGTGAACGTGCGCGGGGAGGCGGCGGCCATCGTCGCCGGCCGGTACGAAGTCGGCCAGGTCGTGGTCGAGTCCCAGTTCCTCAGCTCGAGCCGCGTCGACGGTCCGCCCGCCCCCAAGTGGCCCGGTGACGTCGAGATGATCATCGAGGGCAAGACCGGGCGGCACATCGAGTCCCTCGCGTCCAACAAGAACGAGCGCGAGGTGCTCTACAAGCCAGGCACCCAGCTGGTCGTCAAGGACAAGGTCGAGGTCGAGACGCCGAGCGGGGGCAAGAAGTGGGTGATCCGCCTCGAGGAGATCACCCCGGACGACCCGCGCTTCCTGCCCCCGGACGCCGCCAAGCAGGCGATGGCGCACAACCGCGAGACCGCCTTCGCCCAGGAGGCGGAGATCAAGGCCGCCGAGCGTCGCGATTTCGCGCGCATGTTCGGCGGTCCGGACGCCGTCCCGGCGGCAGATCGCACCCCGGCCGACACCACCCCGGCGCCGCAACCGCCGAAGATCGGTGTGCCGGAGAACGGCTGGGGTGACCTGAACCGGCCGACGGACGTCGTCAGCGAACCCGCCATCCACGCCGGGAGCACCCAGCCGCGGGTCGAGTTCGACGGCACCGAAAGCCGGAACGTGCACCAGGAGGTGCGTTTCCTCCGCGACCAGCTGCCGGAGATCGCCGACGTCAACACCCGCGAGTACTACTCCGACTCGATGCCGGACCGCTACCGCACCAACTCCGCCGAGTCCGTGCTGGCGTTCGAACTGCGGATGGAAGGCATCGAGGCTGTCGCGCAGCCCGCCGGTGATCCGCCGCGTGGCCGGGACTTCCTCGCGCGGCAGCTCGGCGGGGAGTTCGCCCCGCACCCCGACTACAACAGCGTGGTCCGCGAAATGGCGGGGCAGCCGGTCGGTTCGCGGGCCGTGGTGTCCGTGCGGACGCCGACCGGTGAGCGCGCTTTCAGCGTCGTCCACACCGAGCACGGGGTCGCGTTCGTCGATCCGATGTCGAACCGGCTCGCCGACCTGCCGGCGCAGCACCACGGCGTCGACCTGATGCACACGCGCAAGGGCGACGAAACCCCGCTGGCGCCGCGCGACGAAACGGCTCCCGCGTCACCGCCCCCCAGCCGCATCGCCGAACTCCTCGGCGGCGGCACGCCCGAGCACCACCGTTCCACCGACACGAGGCCGGACGCCCCGAGTCTGCGGAACCGCCTCGACGGCGAACCCCCGGTGCAACCGGGCGCCTGGAACCCGTTCCGGCGCTCGCAGCCCGAGTCGCCGGCCTGGGTGCCGCAGCAGCCGAGCCCAGGGCCGCACACGCCCCACCCGAGCCACCAGGGCCCCGCCCCGCTCTACCCGGACCAGCACGGCGGGCCACCGGTACACCCGGACCACCAGGCCGGGCCGTTCCAGCAGCACCCGAACCAGTCGCACACGCACCAGCAGCAGGGCCCGTTCCAGCAGGCCCACGACCCGCTGCAGGAACTCGCGCAGCAGCACCAGCAGCACGGGTCATTCCAACCGGCGCCGGACCCGCTGCAGGGGCTCGTGCAGCAGCACCAGCAGCACCAGCCGCTGGCGCAGTCGACGCCGCTCAACAGCCTCCCCGCGATCCACGCGGGCACGGCGGACCCGCAACAGGCCGCCGCCTACATCGCCCAGCGGCACCCGCAGCTGGGGCAGGTCAACCCCAAGTTCAAGAGCCTGTTCGCCTGGAACCGCGGCTACATGACGAACTGCACCAAGTGCTGTGTCGCCTACGCACAGCGCCTCATCGGCATCGACGCGACCGCCGACCCGGTGCGTCCCAAGGACCTCACCTCCATGGACCGCATGCGCTGGATGGAGGAACAGCTCGGCGCCCAGTGGCAACACGGGCTCGGCAACTACGACAACGTGATCCACCACATGAGCAACATGCCGGTGGGTTCGCACGGTGTCATCTACGTCGGCTTCACGGGCGTGAACGGTGAGGACCTCGCGCACGTCGCGATCGTGGCCAACACACCCGAGGGCGTCGCGTTCGTGGACCCGCAGAGCGGTGGGCTCATGGCGCTGCCGGACCCGGCGACTTCGGTGAGCCTGCTCCCGTTCGGTTCGCTGATCGGCAGCAACGGCCTCGCCGCCGGTCCGCAGTTGGCGCAGCCGCACAACGCCATCACGACGCCCCTGCCACACACGCCGCCGCCCATGCCCCCGGTTCCGCCCATGCCACCGGTTCCGCCCGCGCCGCCGGTCCACCACGCGCCGCAGCCTCCCGCGCCGCCGGTACCCAACAGGCCGCCGGCGCCGTTCGTGCCACCCAAACTGGTGTTCAACACCGACCCCACACCCACCGTGCCGGACACACCGCACGTCACCGACCCGACCACACCAACACCGCCGGCGCCGTTCGTGCCACCCAAACTGGTGTTCAACACCGACCCCACACCCACCGTGCCGGACACACCGCACGTCACCGACCCGACCACACCGGACGTCCGGCTGGCGCCGCCGTCCACGACGCCCGACACCGTGGTGAGCCCGATGTCGCCCACCCCCGACACCCCGCTCGCCGACACCCACCCGGACGATCCCCGGATCGCCGCGCCGTCCGAGCCCAGGGCGACGGTTCCGGACGCACAGGACCCGCGCGTCGCGCACGGACAGATCCCGCACCACACCGCGGAACCGGTCACCGGCGACCCGGCACCCGAGCGCGCGGAGCCGGTCACCCGCGACGACATTCCGGTGGTCCACGAAGAGACACCACCCGGCACCGGTGACGCGGACCCCACCCCCGGGCAGGCCGACGCCGAGCCACCGGCCCACGACGACTCGCCGGAACGCGGCCGGGCACCGGCCGACCGCACCGATGACCCCGGCGGCAACCACCCGGACCGCGACCGCGTGGCCGACGACCTGCCGCCGGGCGACGACACCGTCGTGGTGGACGGGCAGCGGATGCCGATCGACGACGCGATCCGGCGGCTCGTCGACGAGCACCCGGAACTCCGCAACGCGATCGACAACAACCCCGGCCTGGGCCGTCTGCTGGCCCGGAACCTCGGCATCCTCGTCAACCTCATCACCTACCCGGACGCCATCCCGGTGCTCGAGGACGCCAACGACGAACAGCTGCCGATCGTGCAGATCCCGTCCCACGTGTCGTTCGACGGCAGCACCCCGCCCGACCACCACACGCCGCCCGGTCAGCCGGGCACGCCCGATCAGCCACCACACCCGCAGGCGCCAGCCTTCGGGACGGTCAGTGCGGGCGGCATCGGTGAGCAGGTCCAGGCCGGGTTCGACCCGTCCCGCGCGTCCGACCCGGCCTACACGAACAGCTACCTGCGCGGCCAGCTGGACCAGGCCCGGACCGCGCAACAGGAGCTCGACTCGGCGCTGCGCGACGTCGCCGCTGCGACCGGGGCGACCGCGCTGCCGTCGACCGCTCCCAGCTGGGAAGCCGCCCAGGCGCAACTCGCGGGCTTCGACGGCGACGCCTCCCGAGTGACCGGCCTGGCCTCGGGGGGTCTGCAGGTCGCCGACGGCGCGGGCGCGTACCGGGCAGCCGAACGGCTCGCCGCGCAGCCGGGCATGCGGGTTCTCTCCGCCGACGACCGCCTGGCCGACGGCGGCGCTCTGACCATGCACGTCCGCGCCTCGAACGGTCAGGTCGCGGAGGTCGCCATCACGCCCGGGGCCGTGCCGTTCATGCCCGGCATGCCCGGGATGGCCCCGCTCGCGGCTGCCGGAGGGTCGGGACGCGGACGGCACCGCAAGCCGGAGGGTCCGCGCGAGTCCATCGTGGACGATGTGGAGGAAGGTCCGACGCCGCGGTACTTCAAGGTCTTCAACAAGACCTGCAAGGTCGACCGCGACGGCGACGGTCACCTCACCGGCTACCTGCTCAACGTCCGCACCGGCGAGTTCGAGGAGAACGACGAGGTCCTCGGCCGCGTGCTGCAGGAGAGCCTGCCGTCGAACACCCGCGAGCTGAGCGAGGCGGAGTTCATCGCGGAGACCGAACGCGAACGCGCGTTCTACCTGCGTGGTGAGGGTCCGGTGTTCGCTCTGTACGAGACTCTCGGCGCGATGCACCGGCAGGCCAAGGAAGAAGGCCGGGCGCTGACCGCGCAGGAACAGGCGTTCGCCGAGTCCGTGCAACGACGCACGTTCGTCATGTGGGAGGCGGAGCTGTCCCGCCGCGCGGCCGGGCAGCCCGCCGGTTTCCAGTGCACCTCCATCCTCGCCTGA
- a CDS encoding YbaB/EbfC family nucleoid-associated protein: protein MSTPGDDRAQKEARNAAMRETVDQLMDRFNQQTAQLREAQQAASELTAELSSPDGLVKVTVDAQGTLADLKLAPTTFERTRPDALARTISDLVRRGMLQVKQQQAELFRPLTADLPDLSEFIEGAPSLAGLMPDIPDFLEPEPEPRPAEDPESQTILRRDAPRTPPPAPKPAARRARPTGDDDEMPDSWMTRGDR, encoded by the coding sequence GTGAGCACCCCGGGGGACGACCGCGCGCAGAAGGAAGCCCGCAACGCGGCGATGCGTGAGACCGTCGACCAGTTGATGGACAGGTTCAACCAGCAGACCGCGCAACTGCGTGAAGCGCAGCAGGCCGCGTCCGAGCTGACCGCCGAACTGTCCTCGCCGGACGGTCTGGTCAAGGTCACCGTCGACGCCCAGGGCACGCTCGCCGACCTCAAGCTCGCCCCCACCACGTTCGAGCGGACCCGGCCGGACGCGCTGGCCCGCACGATCAGTGACCTCGTCCGTCGCGGGATGCTGCAGGTCAAGCAGCAGCAGGCCGAGCTGTTCCGTCCGCTGACCGCCGACCTGCCGGACCTGTCCGAGTTCATCGAGGGCGCGCCGTCGCTGGCCGGCCTCATGCCGGACATCCCCGACTTCCTCGAACCCGAGCCGGAACCCCGGCCGGCCGAGGACCCCGAGTCGCAGACGATCCTGCGCCGCGACGCGCCCCGAACTCCTCCGCCCGCACCGAAACCGGCGGCGCGCCGCGCGCGTCCAACGGGTGACGACGACGAAATGCCGGACAGCTGGATGACGCGGGGTGACCGATGA
- a CDS encoding MFS transporter, producing MAGFRTLLFTRFAAQFSDGVFRAGLAGAVLFNPERGADPLTIAGGFAVLLLPYSLIGPFAGALLDRWDRRRVLIVANLLRGTAIVATAVAVGLGSAGLGLFVLALVVEGVSRFVGSGLSASLPHVVPPQTLVTANALATTLGSLVAVLGGGCAIGLRALLGTGNSGSGWTTAVAMLGTLVAAAIARRFSRGRLGPDAVDEPSDAVVAVARGLADGARAARGAPSVVAGFVALLAHRASYGISLLLTVLLLRYTFTDYGLLKAGLPGLGQLAAMAGAGILFAGFLTPRLVRRLGRRRAIPGALVIAAAAQAGLGLPMRLPTVLVASFVITAAGQVVKLCLDSSIQHDVRDEARGRVFSLYDTLFNITQVVAVSAAAAVVPLHGRSVSLLLVATVLYLLGAAGYVLIAHRTRTG from the coding sequence ATGGCGGGCTTCCGCACGCTGCTGTTCACCCGGTTCGCCGCCCAGTTCTCCGACGGCGTGTTCCGCGCCGGGCTGGCCGGTGCGGTGCTGTTCAACCCCGAGCGCGGCGCCGACCCGCTGACCATCGCCGGCGGGTTCGCCGTCCTGCTGCTGCCGTACTCGCTGATCGGACCGTTCGCGGGCGCGCTGCTGGACCGCTGGGACCGCCGCCGCGTGCTGATCGTGGCCAACCTGCTGCGGGGCACCGCGATCGTCGCGACGGCCGTCGCGGTCGGGCTCGGCTCCGCCGGGCTCGGGCTGTTCGTGCTCGCGCTCGTCGTCGAGGGCGTCTCCCGGTTCGTCGGCTCCGGGCTGTCCGCCTCGCTGCCGCACGTCGTGCCGCCGCAGACGCTGGTCACGGCCAACGCGCTGGCCACCACGCTCGGTTCGCTGGTCGCGGTGCTGGGCGGCGGGTGCGCGATCGGGCTGCGGGCACTGCTCGGCACCGGGAACAGCGGGTCCGGGTGGACGACGGCCGTCGCGATGCTCGGCACGCTCGTCGCGGCCGCGATCGCCCGCCGGTTCAGCCGGGGGCGCCTCGGCCCGGACGCGGTCGACGAACCGAGTGACGCCGTCGTCGCGGTGGCCCGTGGTCTCGCCGACGGCGCCCGCGCCGCGCGGGGTGCGCCCAGCGTCGTCGCCGGGTTCGTCGCGCTGCTCGCGCACCGGGCGTCCTACGGCATCTCGCTGCTGCTCACAGTGCTGCTCCTGCGCTACACCTTCACCGACTACGGCCTGCTCAAGGCCGGGCTGCCCGGACTGGGCCAGCTCGCCGCCATGGCCGGCGCCGGGATCCTGTTCGCCGGTTTCCTCACCCCGCGCCTGGTCCGCCGGCTCGGCCGCCGTCGGGCGATCCCCGGCGCGCTGGTGATCGCCGCGGCCGCGCAGGCCGGGCTCGGCCTGCCCATGCGACTGCCGACCGTGCTGGTCGCGTCCTTCGTGATCACCGCCGCCGGGCAGGTCGTGAAGCTGTGCCTGGACTCCTCGATCCAGCACGACGTGCGCGACGAAGCCCGCGGACGGGTGTTCTCGCTCTACGACACGCTGTTCAACATCACGCAGGTCGTCGCCGTCTCGGCCGCCGCGGCCGTCGTGCCGCTGCACGGCCGGTCTGTGTCGCTGCTGCTCGTCGCCACCGTGCTGTACCTGCTCGGCGCCGCCGGATACGTGCTGATCGCCCACCGCACGCGAACCGGATGA
- a CDS encoding YqgE/AlgH family protein, with the protein MPADAEVEPGTLLVAAPTMFDPNFRRTVVFIIDHREEGTLGVVLNRPSDVPVDDVLPSWGRHVVEPQSVFVGGPVEKKTALCLAALRAGETAAGVPGLIGVRGPVALVDLDADPDALVPKVRGLRVFAGYAGWDSGQLAGEIERGDWLIVPALPSDVLATPERDLWGQVLRRQGVPTALLATHPGDLQRN; encoded by the coding sequence GTGCCAGCGGACGCCGAGGTTGAACCGGGAACGCTCCTGGTCGCCGCTCCTACGATGTTCGATCCGAACTTCCGCCGCACGGTGGTGTTCATCATCGACCACCGGGAGGAGGGAACGCTCGGGGTCGTGCTGAACCGGCCGAGCGACGTGCCGGTCGACGACGTGCTGCCCAGCTGGGGCCGGCACGTGGTGGAACCGCAGTCGGTGTTCGTCGGCGGCCCGGTGGAGAAGAAGACCGCGTTGTGCCTGGCGGCGCTGCGCGCCGGGGAGACCGCGGCCGGCGTGCCGGGGCTGATCGGGGTGCGCGGGCCGGTGGCGCTGGTGGACCTGGACGCCGACCCGGACGCGCTGGTGCCGAAGGTGCGCGGGCTGCGGGTGTTCGCCGGCTACGCGGGCTGGGACTCCGGGCAGCTGGCCGGTGAGATCGAGCGCGGCGACTGGCTCATCGTCCCGGCGCTGCCCAGCGACGTGCTGGCCACGCCCGAGCGTGATCTGTGGGGTCAGGTGCTGCGCCGTCAGGGTGTCCCGACGGCTCTGCTGGCCACCCATCCCGGTGACCTGCAGCGGAACTAG
- a CDS encoding SdpI family protein — translation MLVVALIPLVLGVVVGWGGLLGWREKLPRDRGAGVRTVATLRSDEAFRVANRVAGLPTMVAGGVGVVAGIAGLLMPGTGGVLTATVIGLAGMFVLVAGGGVLGHRAAAAVPPPAPAAPAGCSGCACGGCAVQRA, via the coding sequence GTGCTGGTAGTCGCGTTGATTCCCCTCGTGCTCGGTGTCGTCGTCGGCTGGGGTGGCCTGCTCGGCTGGCGGGAGAAGCTGCCGCGCGACCGCGGCGCCGGGGTGCGCACCGTCGCCACGCTGCGCTCCGACGAGGCCTTCCGGGTCGCGAACCGGGTCGCCGGACTGCCCACGATGGTCGCCGGCGGGGTCGGCGTCGTGGCCGGGATCGCGGGACTGCTCATGCCGGGCACCGGGGGCGTGCTGACCGCGACCGTGATCGGGCTCGCCGGGATGTTCGTGCTGGTCGCCGGTGGCGGCGTGCTCGGCCACCGGGCCGCCGCGGCCGTTCCACCGCCCGCGCCCGCCGCGCCTGCCGGGTGCTCCGGATGCGCGTGCGGTGGCTGCGCCGTGCAGCGCGCCTAG